One window of the Bradyrhizobium sp. NP1 genome contains the following:
- a CDS encoding 2-oxoacid:acceptor oxidoreductase subunit alpha, with product MPDKKPLSSVNDFVVRFANVNGSGSASANELFARAVLRHGVPVSPRNIFPSNIQGLPTWYEVRVTEEGHLGARGGVDMMVAMNPQTWDKDVAGIEPGGYLFYDSTKPMPSSKFRDDITVIGVPLTAIANSTYTDPRQRQLFKNIIYLGALCALFDMDPKLIEQLIGEQYKGKEKLLSSNVHALHLGRDWALQNLKCPIGLRIKKADKVGDRIFIEGNSAAALGAVYGGATVCAWYPITPSSSVAEAFTSHCQKLRHDPETGKAKYAIVQGEDELASIGIVIGASWNGARAFTATSGPGISLMTEFIGLSYFAEIPAVIMNIQRAGPSTGMPTRTQQCDIIACAYASHGDTKHVLLFPEDPAEAFEFAAAAFDLAERLQTVIFLMLDLDIGMNHRLSRPLKWDDSRQYDRGKIMTAEMLDEGRDFGRYLDVDGDGIPYRTYPGTHPTKGSFFTRGTSRDRYARYSEEGSVYADNMQRLVRKFETAQDLVPRPLQANAAKPTKYGVIYFGSTAPAMDEAIGLLEARGHQLDRMRIRAFPFHSSVASFIADHDFVYVVEQNRDGQLRQLIVNENGIDPVRLVPILHYDGTPITARFIANAIGDHQDHLKVTPLRKAVS from the coding sequence CTCAGCAGCGTAAACGACTTCGTCGTCCGCTTTGCCAACGTCAACGGTTCGGGTTCCGCCAGCGCCAACGAGCTGTTCGCGCGCGCGGTGCTGCGCCACGGCGTGCCGGTCTCGCCGCGCAACATCTTCCCCTCCAACATCCAGGGCCTGCCGACCTGGTACGAGGTGCGGGTGACCGAGGAAGGCCATCTCGGCGCCCGCGGCGGCGTCGACATGATGGTGGCGATGAACCCGCAGACCTGGGACAAGGACGTCGCCGGAATCGAGCCCGGCGGCTATTTGTTCTACGACTCGACCAAGCCGATGCCGTCCTCGAAATTCCGCGACGACATCACCGTGATCGGCGTGCCGCTGACCGCGATCGCCAACTCCACCTACACCGATCCGCGGCAGCGCCAGCTCTTCAAGAACATCATCTATCTGGGCGCGCTGTGCGCGCTGTTCGACATGGACCCGAAGCTGATCGAGCAGCTGATCGGCGAGCAGTACAAGGGCAAGGAGAAGCTGTTGTCGTCCAACGTCCATGCGCTGCATCTCGGCCGCGACTGGGCGCTGCAGAACCTGAAATGCCCGATCGGGCTTCGCATCAAGAAGGCGGACAAGGTCGGCGACCGCATCTTCATCGAGGGCAACAGCGCCGCCGCGCTCGGGGCCGTCTATGGCGGCGCCACGGTGTGCGCCTGGTATCCGATCACGCCGTCCTCGTCGGTGGCGGAGGCATTCACCAGCCACTGCCAGAAGCTGCGCCACGATCCCGAGACCGGCAAGGCGAAATACGCCATCGTGCAGGGCGAGGACGAGCTCGCCTCGATCGGCATCGTGATCGGCGCGTCCTGGAACGGCGCCCGCGCCTTCACCGCGACCTCCGGCCCCGGCATCTCGCTGATGACGGAGTTCATCGGCCTGTCCTATTTCGCCGAAATTCCCGCCGTCATCATGAACATCCAGCGCGCCGGTCCCTCGACCGGCATGCCGACGCGCACCCAGCAATGCGACATCATCGCCTGCGCCTACGCCTCGCATGGCGACACCAAGCATGTGCTGCTGTTCCCGGAAGATCCGGCGGAAGCCTTCGAATTCGCCGCCGCCGCCTTCGACCTCGCCGAGCGGCTGCAGACCGTGATCTTCCTGATGCTCGACCTCGACATCGGCATGAACCACCGGCTCAGCCGTCCGCTGAAGTGGGACGATTCGCGGCAATATGACCGCGGCAAGATCATGACCGCGGAAATGCTCGACGAGGGCCGCGACTTCGGCCGCTATCTCGACGTCGATGGCGACGGCATCCCGTACCGCACCTATCCCGGAACGCACCCGACCAAGGGCTCGTTCTTCACCCGCGGCACGTCGCGCGACCGCTATGCGCGCTATTCCGAGGAAGGCTCGGTCTACGCCGACAACATGCAGCGCCTGGTGCGCAAGTTCGAGACCGCGCAGGATCTGGTGCCGCGGCCGCTGCAGGCCAATGCGGCAAAGCCCACCAAATATGGCGTGATCTATTTCGGCTCGACGGCCCCCGCGATGGACGAGGCGATCGGGCTACTGGAAGCGCGCGGCCACCAGCTCGACCGCATGCGCATCCGGGCCTTCCCGTTCCACTCCTCGGTCGCGAGCTTCATCGCCGACCACGATTTCGTCTACGTCGTCGAGCAGAACCGCGACGGCCAGCTCAGACAGCTGATCGTCAACGAGAACGGCATCGATCCGGTGCGGCTGGTGCCGATCCTGCACTATGACGGCACCCCGATCACCGCCCGCTTCATCGCCAACGCGATCGGCGACCACCAGGATCACCTCAAGGTGACCCCGCTCCGCAAGGCCGTGTCATGA
- a CDS encoding 2-oxoacid:ferredoxin oxidoreductase subunit beta, with amino-acid sequence MTYIAKPKFHHPGLEKNALGFIHRDYEGKISTLCAGCGHDSITASIIEACFELSIEPHRVAKISGIGCSSKTPDYFLGNSHGFNSVHGRMPSVLTGANLANRDLIYLGVSGDGDSASIGFGQFAHSIRRGVNMAYIVENNGVYGLTKGQFSATADRGSKSKKGVVNTDNAIDLVAIALQLGATYVARSFSGDKSQLVPLIAGAIQHRGAAFIDVISPCIAFNNHAGSTKSFDYVREHNDAVNRLDVITGRDPITVDYAPGTVQIVEQHDGTKLALRKIDADYDPHDRLGAMTFLQKHAAKGQIVTGLLYVDPDAEDLHTHLNTVEAPLNRLDADALCPGSAALEKINASLR; translated from the coding sequence ATGACCTATATTGCAAAGCCCAAATTCCATCATCCCGGCCTCGAAAAGAACGCGCTTGGCTTCATCCACCGCGACTACGAGGGCAAGATATCGACCTTGTGCGCCGGCTGCGGCCACGACTCGATCACCGCCTCGATCATCGAGGCCTGTTTCGAGCTGTCGATCGAGCCGCACCGGGTCGCCAAGATCTCCGGCATCGGCTGCTCGTCGAAGACGCCGGACTATTTCCTCGGCAATTCGCACGGCTTCAACTCGGTGCACGGCCGCATGCCGTCGGTCTTGACCGGCGCCAATCTCGCCAACCGCGACCTGATCTATCTCGGCGTTTCCGGCGACGGCGATTCCGCCTCCATCGGCTTCGGCCAGTTCGCGCATTCGATCCGGCGCGGCGTCAACATGGCCTACATCGTCGAAAACAACGGCGTGTACGGCCTGACCAAGGGCCAGTTCTCGGCGACCGCCGATCGCGGCTCGAAATCCAAGAAGGGCGTCGTCAACACCGACAACGCCATCGACCTCGTCGCGATCGCGCTGCAGTTAGGGGCGACCTATGTGGCGCGCAGCTTTTCCGGCGACAAGAGCCAGCTCGTGCCGCTGATCGCCGGCGCGATCCAGCACCGGGGCGCGGCCTTCATCGACGTGATCAGCCCCTGCATCGCCTTCAACAACCACGCCGGCTCGACCAAGAGCTTCGACTACGTCCGCGAGCACAATGACGCGGTCAATCGCCTCGACGTCATCACCGGGCGCGATCCGATCACGGTCGATTACGCGCCGGGAACGGTGCAGATCGTGGAGCAGCACGACGGCACCAAGCTGGCGCTGCGCAAGATCGACGCGGACTACGATCCGCATGACCGGCTCGGCGCAATGACGTTCCTGCAGAAGCACGCCGCCAAGGGCCAGATCGTCACCGGCCTGCTCTATGTCGACCCGGATGCGGAAGACCTGCACACCCACCTCAACACGGTGGAAGCGCCGCTGAACCGGCTCGACGCCGACGCGCTCTGCCCGGGCTCGGCCGCGCTGGAAAAGATCAACGCGAGCCTGCGCTGA
- a CDS encoding SpoVR family protein, with protein MTASKGLLFQEADWDFHILQRIHDACDEIGCGELGLDVYPNQIEVITAEQMLDAYSSVGMPLFYKHWSFGKHFAFHEASYRKGLMGLAYEIVINSSPCISYLMEENTATMQALVIAHAAFGHNHFFKNNYLFKQWTDADGILDYLEFAKRYVAQCEERHGSLAVEHTLDAAHALMSHGIDRYPGKKNIDLRAEEKRAGLRRMHEEAAFNDLWRTVPTGPAKSSATLSVERRRKLLGLPQENILYFLEKSAPRLAPWQRELLRIVRHIAQYFYPQSQTKVMNEGTATYVHYRIMNRLHQQERITDGNFLEFLRSHTNVVFQPEFDDQRYSGFNPYALGFAMMQDIERIVASPDEEDREWFPDIAGRNDVMGVLRDIWANYRDESFISQFLSPRLMRHFRMFHLHDDPEERAGIRVDAIHNERGYRRVRRELSRQYDVGFIDANIEVVDVDLAGDRRLMLRHSVVNGAQLNEADAKRVLQHLADLWSYDVSLVEEDATGKVLKDYVLSPRLVPAAA; from the coding sequence ATGACTGCTTCGAAGGGGCTGCTGTTCCAGGAAGCGGACTGGGATTTCCATATTCTCCAGCGCATCCACGATGCCTGCGACGAGATCGGTTGCGGCGAGCTCGGGCTCGACGTCTATCCGAACCAGATCGAGGTGATCACCGCCGAGCAGATGCTGGACGCCTATTCCTCCGTCGGCATGCCGCTGTTCTACAAGCACTGGTCGTTCGGCAAGCATTTCGCGTTCCACGAGGCGTCCTACCGCAAGGGCCTGATGGGCCTCGCCTACGAGATCGTCATCAACTCCTCGCCCTGCATCTCCTACCTGATGGAGGAGAACACGGCGACCATGCAGGCGCTGGTGATCGCCCATGCCGCGTTCGGCCACAATCACTTCTTCAAGAACAACTACCTGTTCAAGCAGTGGACCGATGCCGATGGCATCCTCGACTATCTCGAATTCGCCAAGCGCTATGTCGCGCAATGCGAGGAACGCCACGGCTCGCTCGCGGTCGAGCATACGCTCGACGCCGCGCATGCGCTGATGTCGCACGGCATCGACCGCTATCCCGGCAAGAAGAACATCGACCTGCGCGCCGAGGAGAAGCGCGCCGGTCTGCGGCGCATGCATGAGGAGGCCGCGTTCAACGATCTGTGGCGGACGGTGCCGACCGGACCCGCCAAGAGCAGCGCGACGCTTTCCGTCGAGCGCCGCCGCAAGCTGCTCGGGCTGCCGCAGGAGAACATCCTTTATTTCCTGGAAAAGTCGGCGCCGCGTCTTGCGCCCTGGCAGCGCGAATTGCTGCGCATCGTGCGCCACATCGCGCAGTATTTCTATCCGCAGAGCCAGACCAAGGTGATGAACGAGGGCACCGCGACCTACGTGCACTACCGCATCATGAACCGCCTGCACCAGCAGGAGCGGATAACCGACGGCAATTTCCTGGAATTCCTGCGCTCCCACACCAATGTGGTGTTCCAGCCGGAGTTCGACGATCAGCGCTATTCCGGATTCAATCCTTACGCGCTCGGCTTTGCGATGATGCAGGACATCGAGCGCATCGTCGCAAGCCCCGATGAGGAGGATCGCGAATGGTTCCCCGACATCGCCGGCCGCAACGACGTGATGGGCGTGCTGCGTGATATCTGGGCCAATTACCGCGACGAGAGCTTCATCAGCCAGTTCCTGAGCCCGCGGCTGATGCGGCATTTCCGCATGTTCCACCTGCACGACGATCCGGAGGAGCGCGCCGGCATCCGCGTCGACGCCATTCACAACGAGCGCGGCTATCGCCGCGTGCGCCGCGAGCTTTCGCGGCAATACGACGTCGGCTTCATCGACGCCAATATCGAGGTGGTCGATGTCGATCTTGCCGGCGACCGGCGCCTGATGCTGCGGCATTCGGTGGTGAACGGCGCCCAGCTCAACGAGGCGGACGCCAAGCGCGTCCTGCAGCACCTCGCCGACCTCTGGAGCTACGACGTGTCGCTGGTCGAGGAGGACGCGACCGGCAAGGTGCTGAAGGATTATGTGCTGAGCCCGCGCCTTGTGCCTGCCGCGGCGTGA
- a CDS encoding YeaH/YhbH family protein has product MHIVDRRLNPGSKSLENRQRFLRRAKALVQGAVKKSSQDRDIKDVLEGGEVSIPLDGMHEPRLRREGGTRDMVLPGNKKFVEGDMLPRSSQGGGGKPTDPGEGDGEDAFRFVLSRDEFVNLFLDDLELPDLAKRRLTEAESEGLHRAGYSVSGSPANISISRTVSRALARRVALRRPRPETIAQLEAELAECDDRERRAELIAEIEALKAKAKRIPFIDPIDIRYRRFEPVPKPMAQAVMFCLMDVSGSMSEHMKDLAKRFYMLLYVFLKRRYRHVEIVFIRHTDRAEEVDEQTFFYGPASGGTLVSSALQAMTEIVRARFRPSDWNIYAAQASDGDNLTSDSELTGRILTQSILPICQFFAYLEVGEAGGYSFEMPNSSLWTLYERLRADGAPLSMRKVSDRSEIFPVFHELFQRRAKQEKVAP; this is encoded by the coding sequence ATTCACATCGTCGACCGGCGTCTGAATCCGGGCAGCAAGAGTCTGGAGAACCGGCAGCGGTTCTTGCGTCGGGCCAAGGCTCTGGTTCAGGGAGCGGTCAAGAAGTCTTCGCAAGACCGCGACATCAAGGACGTCCTGGAAGGCGGCGAGGTATCTATCCCGCTCGATGGCATGCACGAGCCGCGCCTCCGCCGCGAGGGCGGCACGCGCGACATGGTGCTGCCCGGCAACAAGAAGTTCGTCGAGGGCGACATGCTGCCGCGCTCCAGCCAGGGCGGCGGCGGCAAGCCGACCGATCCGGGCGAGGGCGACGGCGAGGACGCGTTCCGCTTCGTGCTGAGCCGGGACGAGTTCGTCAACCTGTTTCTCGACGACCTCGAACTGCCCGATCTCGCCAAGCGCCGCCTGACGGAGGCGGAGAGCGAGGGACTGCACCGCGCCGGCTACTCCGTGTCCGGCTCGCCCGCCAATATCTCGATCAGCCGCACCGTAAGCCGCGCGCTGGCGCGGCGCGTCGCGTTGCGGCGGCCGCGGCCGGAAACCATCGCCCAGCTCGAGGCCGAGCTTGCCGAGTGCGACGACCGCGAGCGGCGCGCCGAGCTGATCGCCGAGATCGAGGCGCTGAAGGCAAAGGCGAAGCGCATTCCCTTCATCGACCCGATCGACATCCGCTACCGCCGTTTCGAGCCGGTGCCCAAGCCGATGGCACAGGCGGTGATGTTCTGCCTGATGGACGTTTCCGGCTCGATGTCCGAGCACATGAAGGATCTCGCCAAGCGGTTCTACATGCTGCTCTACGTGTTCCTGAAGCGCCGCTACCGCCACGTCGAGATCGTCTTCATCCGCCACACCGACCGCGCCGAGGAGGTCGACGAGCAGACCTTCTTCTATGGGCCGGCGTCGGGCGGCACGCTGGTGTCGAGCGCGCTGCAGGCGATGACCGAGATCGTGCGGGCGCGTTTCCGCCCCTCCGACTGGAACATCTATGCCGCGCAGGCGTCCGACGGCGACAATTTGACCTCGGACTCCGAGCTCACCGGGCGGATCCTGACCCAGTCGATCCTGCCGATCTGCCAGTTCTTCGCCTATCTCGAGGTCGGGGAGGCCGGCGGCTACTCGTTCGAGATGCCGAACTCCTCGCTGTGGACGCTGTACGAGCGGCTGCGCGCCGACGGTGCGCCGCTCTCGATGCGCAAGGTCTCCGACCGCAGTGAAATCTTCCCGGTGTTCCACGAGCTGTTCCAGCGCCGGGCGAAGCAGGAGAAGGTCGCGCCATGA